In Sphingobium sp. Z007, one DNA window encodes the following:
- a CDS encoding thioesterase family protein, which translates to MAASFVKQITALPEHIDVLGHVNNAVWVQWMEQVSVEHWERDADPAHVDAYIWVVTRHEIDYRGNVTEGETVTARTWIPEPPRGARFDRLIEFTGPDGKVKVSAKSTWAIIDKATGRILRVPAEVAANFVD; encoded by the coding sequence ATGGCCGCATCCTTCGTCAAGCAGATCACCGCATTACCCGAGCATATCGATGTGCTGGGCCATGTGAACAATGCGGTGTGGGTCCAGTGGATGGAGCAGGTATCGGTCGAGCATTGGGAGCGGGACGCCGATCCCGCCCATGTCGACGCCTATATCTGGGTCGTGACGCGGCATGAGATCGACTATCGCGGCAATGTGACGGAGGGGGAGACCGTGACTGCGCGCACCTGGATCCCGGAGCCGCCGCGCGGGGCGCGGTTCGACCGGCTGATCGAATTTACCGGGCCGGACGGCAAGGTGAAGGTCTCCGCCAAATCCACTTGGGCCATCATCGACAAGGCGACGGGGCGTATCTTGCGCGTGCCCGCAGAGGTGGCCGCAAACTTCGTGGATTAA
- a CDS encoding S9 family peptidase, whose translation MTDHMQPPSLPPVAERRAHSFTHHGVTVDDPYAWLRDPNYPDVQDKDILAYLEAENAWFDGAMAPHKPLLDTLFQEMKGRIKEDDQSVPQKDGDYIYWRAFETGAQYRKWYRKPVAGGEDQLILDEPALAEGHEYFRLGAMSVSPDGRYLAYAIDINGSERFEARIKDLFSGEILPEVIADTLSSLVWTADSKGLLYGLANENWRTDNARLHWLGQDVASDVELFHEDDEGFRVSIGLTSSEKWIVIATGDHVTSEAWLIPSDDPTAKPLLVAARKPGREYDVDEHEGTLYIRTNDVHPNFRLVKATLDAPDQWDEVIAPDDHFYLTDFTLFKAFYVTEGRQDGLDQIELRDYATHSAKRIPFPEASYSASLDDNPEYDVTKLRIGYESMVTPDTIYDYDLATGVLDVLKMQEIPSGYDASRYATERLMITARDGTQVPVSIVYPADLPRDGSAPLHLYGYGAYGLAMEPGFSTSRLSLLDRGFAFALAHIRGGDDLGQQWYLDGKLDKRVNTFNDFVDVAKGLIELGYTSKGKISISGGSAGGELMGAVVNSDPDLWGAVVAHVPFVDVLNTMLDETLPLTPGEWPEWGNPIEDEAAFHTIQSYDPYSHVSAQAYPPMMVTAGLNDPRVTYWEPAKWVAKLRATKTDDNILLLKTNMGAGHGGKSGRFESLHETAEEFAFILWQMGVAG comes from the coding sequence ATGACCGATCACATGCAGCCCCCTTCCCTACCCCCCGTCGCCGAGCGCCGTGCACATAGTTTCACGCATCATGGCGTCACGGTGGACGACCCCTACGCATGGCTGCGCGACCCCAATTATCCCGATGTTCAGGACAAAGATATCCTGGCCTATCTGGAGGCGGAAAACGCCTGGTTCGACGGGGCGATGGCGCCGCACAAGCCTTTGCTCGACACGCTGTTCCAGGAAATGAAGGGGCGGATCAAGGAAGACGACCAGTCGGTGCCGCAGAAGGATGGCGACTATATCTATTGGCGCGCGTTCGAAACCGGCGCGCAATATCGCAAATGGTATCGGAAGCCGGTGGCCGGGGGTGAGGACCAGCTAATCCTGGACGAACCGGCGCTGGCGGAAGGGCATGAATATTTTCGGCTGGGCGCGATGTCGGTCAGCCCGGATGGTCGCTATCTGGCCTATGCGATCGACATTAACGGGTCGGAGCGGTTCGAGGCGCGGATCAAGGATCTGTTTTCCGGCGAGATATTGCCAGAGGTCATTGCCGACACGCTGTCGTCGCTGGTGTGGACGGCGGACAGCAAGGGGCTGCTCTATGGTCTGGCCAACGAAAATTGGCGGACCGATAATGCGCGGCTGCACTGGCTGGGTCAGGATGTGGCGAGCGACGTCGAGCTGTTTCATGAGGATGATGAGGGGTTCCGCGTCTCGATCGGCCTTACATCCTCGGAAAAGTGGATCGTCATCGCGACCGGCGACCATGTGACGAGCGAAGCCTGGCTGATCCCGTCGGACGACCCCACCGCCAAGCCTTTACTGGTCGCGGCGCGCAAGCCCGGCCGCGAATATGATGTCGATGAGCATGAGGGCACGCTCTACATCAGGACCAATGACGTCCACCCCAATTTCCGGCTGGTCAAGGCGACGCTGGATGCGCCCGACCAGTGGGACGAAGTGATCGCGCCCGACGATCATTTCTACCTGACCGACTTCACGCTGTTCAAGGCCTTCTACGTCACCGAGGGGCGGCAGGACGGGTTGGACCAGATCGAGTTGCGCGATTATGCGACGCATAGCGCCAAACGTATCCCCTTCCCCGAAGCCAGCTATTCCGCATCGCTGGACGACAATCCAGAATATGACGTGACGAAGCTGCGCATCGGCTATGAATCGATGGTCACGCCCGACACCATCTATGATTATGACTTGGCGACCGGGGTGCTGGACGTGCTCAAGATGCAGGAAATCCCGTCGGGCTATGACGCCAGCCGCTACGCCACCGAGCGGCTGATGATCACGGCGCGCGACGGGACGCAGGTGCCGGTGTCGATCGTCTATCCCGCCGACCTGCCCCGCGACGGCAGCGCGCCGCTGCATCTCTATGGCTATGGCGCCTATGGGCTGGCGATGGAGCCGGGCTTTTCCACCAGCCGGCTTTCGCTGCTGGATCGCGGTTTCGCCTTTGCTCTGGCGCATATTCGCGGCGGGGATGACCTGGGCCAGCAATGGTATCTGGACGGAAAGCTCGACAAGCGGGTCAATACGTTCAACGATTTCGTGGACGTGGCGAAGGGGCTGATCGAATTGGGCTATACGTCCAAGGGCAAGATCAGCATTTCCGGCGGGTCGGCCGGCGGCGAGTTGATGGGCGCGGTCGTCAATAGCGATCCCGACCTTTGGGGCGCGGTGGTGGCGCATGTGCCGTTCGTCGATGTGCTCAACACCATGTTGGACGAGACGTTGCCGCTGACGCCGGGGGAATGGCCCGAATGGGGTAATCCGATCGAGGATGAGGCCGCGTTCCACACGATCCAGAGCTATGATCCCTATAGCCATGTCAGCGCACAGGCCTATCCGCCGATGATGGTGACGGCGGGGCTGAACGATCCGCGCGTCACCTATTGGGAGCCGGCCAAATGGGTGGCGAAGCTGCGCGCGACTAAGACCGACGATAATATCCTGCTGCTCAAGACCAATATGGGCGCGGGCCATGGCGGCAAATCGGGGCGGTTCGAGAGCCTGCATGAGACGGCGGAGGAGTTCGCTTTCATCCTGTGGCAGATGGGCGTGGCGGGATAA
- a CDS encoding aminopeptidase P family protein produces MSSYEDRLKGLRAQLVRQKLDGFVVPLTDEHMSEYVGAYAQRLAWLTGFQGSAGSAVVLPEEAAIFVDGRYTLQVREQVDGAHWQYESVPQTSIAAWLKDHAGQGARIGYDPWLHTRAWVSQATQALAEKGAELVAVDTNPVDAIWPDRPARSDAKLVVHDDRFAGQSAAEKRAAMADWLTEKKADAVVLSALDSIAWTFNIRGKDVERTPVALAYAIVHADATADLYVAPEKMDEAVAQYLGNAVRVHDGATFAAALEDFAGKTVIADPERAVAAIFTGLDQGGATVLSLRDPAVLAKAIKNATEIAGHKAAQARDGAALSRFLHWVSVEAPKGGLTELSASDRLEAFRKDTGLLEDLSFDTISGAGPNGAVVHYRAEEKTNRPIENGTLYLVDSGGQYRDGTTDVTRTLAIGTPTGEMRRRFTLVLKGHIALARAIFPKGTRGGQLDVLARQYLWAEGLDYAHGTGHGVGSFLSVHEGPQRIATFGGGDEPLVAGMILSNEPGYYKTGEYGIRIENLVLVEERAVPGAEKDMLGFETLTFAPIDRALIATELLSGEEHAWVDAYHGAVLDVVGPQLEGDALAWLKAACAPL; encoded by the coding sequence ATGTCCAGTTATGAAGACCGCCTGAAGGGCCTGCGCGCGCAACTGGTGCGTCAAAAGCTGGATGGTTTCGTGGTGCCGCTGACCGACGAGCATATGAGCGAATATGTCGGCGCCTATGCGCAGCGGCTCGCCTGGCTGACCGGATTCCAGGGATCGGCAGGCAGCGCCGTGGTGCTGCCGGAGGAAGCCGCGATCTTTGTCGATGGCCGCTACACGCTGCAGGTGCGTGAGCAGGTGGACGGCGCCCATTGGCAATATGAAAGCGTGCCGCAGACCTCGATCGCGGCCTGGCTGAAGGATCATGCGGGGCAGGGCGCGCGGATCGGCTACGACCCCTGGCTTCATACCCGCGCCTGGGTGAGCCAAGCGACGCAAGCGCTGGCTGAGAAGGGCGCGGAACTGGTGGCGGTGGACACCAACCCGGTCGATGCCATCTGGCCCGATCGCCCGGCGCGCAGCGACGCCAAGCTGGTCGTGCATGACGATCGCTTTGCCGGCCAGTCGGCTGCGGAAAAGCGCGCCGCCATGGCCGACTGGCTGACGGAGAAAAAGGCCGACGCCGTGGTGCTGTCGGCGCTCGATTCGATCGCCTGGACCTTCAACATCCGCGGCAAGGATGTGGAGCGCACGCCGGTCGCGCTCGCCTATGCCATCGTCCATGCCGATGCGACCGCGGACCTGTATGTCGCGCCGGAAAAGATGGACGAGGCTGTCGCCCAGTATCTGGGCAATGCGGTGCGCGTGCATGACGGCGCGACCTTCGCCGCCGCGTTGGAAGATTTCGCCGGCAAGACCGTGATCGCCGATCCCGAACGGGCGGTCGCCGCGATCTTCACCGGGCTGGACCAGGGCGGCGCGACGGTCCTGTCGCTGCGCGACCCCGCCGTGCTGGCCAAGGCGATCAAGAACGCTACCGAAATCGCCGGACACAAGGCGGCGCAGGCCCGCGATGGCGCGGCCCTCAGCCGCTTCCTGCATTGGGTCTCGGTCGAAGCGCCCAAGGGCGGCCTCACTGAACTCTCCGCCTCCGACCGGCTGGAGGCGTTCCGCAAGGATACCGGCCTGCTGGAAGACCTGTCCTTCGATACGATCAGTGGCGCGGGGCCGAATGGCGCTGTCGTCCATTACCGCGCCGAAGAAAAGACCAATCGCCCGATCGAGAACGGCACGCTTTATCTGGTCGATTCGGGTGGCCAGTATCGCGACGGCACCACCGACGTCACCCGCACCCTGGCGATCGGCACGCCGACAGGCGAAATGCGCCGCCGCTTCACCTTGGTCCTCAAGGGCCATATCGCACTCGCCCGCGCCATTTTCCCGAAGGGCACGCGCGGCGGCCAGCTCGATGTCCTCGCGCGCCAATATCTCTGGGCGGAGGGGCTGGATTATGCCCATGGCACCGGCCATGGCGTCGGCAGCTTCCTGTCGGTGCATGAAGGGCCGCAGCGCATCGCCACTTTCGGCGGCGGCGATGAGCCGCTGGTGGCGGGCATGATCCTCTCCAACGAGCCAGGCTATTACAAGACCGGCGAGTACGGCATCCGTATCGAAAATCTGGTGCTGGTGGAGGAACGCGCAGTCCCCGGCGCGGAAAAGGACATGCTCGGTTTCGAGACGCTAACCTTCGCCCCCATCGACCGAGCCCTCATCGCGACAGAACTGCTCAGCGGCGAAGAACACGCCTGGGTCGACGCCTATCACGGCGCGGTGCTGGATGTGGTCGGCCCGCAGTTGGAGGGTGATGCGCTCGCCTGGCTCAAGGCCGCCTGCGCGCCGCTCTAA